The Anabaena sp. WA102 genome contains a region encoding:
- a CDS encoding S8 family serine peptidase, with product MSDNINPANFPESDVANNSQSLTLQRGGEELMLEKTLYRFTIRPNVNFPHEKLTQIPGSVWRRSIPQAKLELYTVFPNQLDAVMSQLRADENVDFVSHVYTLENNPGTFVYLSDQITIQFATWVDNTKINTITSTLNLVQDQPVVGIPNTFVFLVSKQSTQNPVKITNYLQTLPEVLAAEPNILIQQEPHYKPKDSLYSQQWYLNHNSSNQLVAGSHISVEQAWDTTRGVRSIVVAVVDDSFDLKHPDFQGTGKIIAPRDLKENDFLPLPGEKETSHGTACAGLAVAEENGSGIVGVAPGCAMMPIRTTGFLDDQSIEDIFDWAVEKGASVISCSWGASAVYFPLSIRQKAAINRAATNGRKGKGCVIVFAAGNANRPINGTVNEQNWPKNIVQGKTNWLSGFAVHPDVMTVSASTSLNKKAAYSNWGGNVSVCAPSNNAPPGMWFQETGFVYTQPAIVSSLFGLGVFTTDQIGAAGYDAGNFTKNFGGTSSSTPIVAGVAALVLSANPDLTAQQVKRILQDTADKIVDNNPDLQLGVSGGTYDSNGHSQWFGYGKVNAAKAVRLAQQMGVVAKITNKQIQVKNSQVVNIPDNNRQGIKSTIAINEAVNVTDIQVTVNITHDFLGDLEVYLIAPNNQRILLQSRTLGRRNQLQNTYTVRSHPALKQLLSLPAKGNWQLQVIDYATLDVGKLNNWELVIGFGK from the coding sequence ATGAGTGATAATATTAATCCTGCGAATTTTCCTGAATCAGATGTAGCAAATAACAGCCAGTCACTAACCTTACAACGCGGTGGTGAAGAGTTAATGCTAGAAAAAACGCTTTATCGTTTTACTATCCGTCCAAATGTTAACTTTCCCCATGAAAAATTAACACAGATTCCTGGTAGCGTATGGCGGCGGAGTATTCCTCAAGCGAAACTAGAATTATATACGGTTTTTCCTAATCAGCTAGATGCGGTTATGTCTCAACTCCGTGCTGATGAAAATGTAGATTTTGTAAGTCATGTTTATACATTGGAAAATAATCCTGGAACTTTTGTTTATCTCAGTGACCAAATTACAATTCAATTTGCTACTTGGGTAGATAATACTAAAATTAATACTATTACCAGTACATTGAATTTAGTTCAAGATCAACCAGTAGTTGGCATCCCAAATACCTTTGTTTTTCTTGTTAGTAAACAATCCACACAAAATCCCGTTAAAATTACCAATTATTTACAAACATTGCCAGAAGTTTTAGCGGCTGAACCCAATATTCTCATTCAGCAAGAACCCCATTATAAACCCAAGGATTCTCTTTATTCCCAGCAATGGTATCTCAATCATAATAGTAGTAATCAATTGGTAGCTGGTTCGCATATTTCCGTAGAACAAGCTTGGGATACTACTCGTGGTGTGCGTTCTATAGTGGTGGCTGTAGTAGATGATTCCTTTGATTTAAAACATCCAGATTTTCAAGGTACAGGTAAAATTATTGCTCCTAGAGATCTAAAAGAAAATGATTTTTTACCCTTACCTGGAGAAAAAGAAACCAGTCATGGAACTGCTTGTGCAGGATTAGCTGTAGCTGAAGAAAATGGTTCGGGAATTGTGGGAGTTGCTCCTGGTTGTGCAATGATGCCCATTCGCACTACTGGTTTTTTAGATGATCAATCAATTGAGGATATTTTTGATTGGGCAGTAGAAAAAGGCGCGAGTGTAATTTCTTGTAGTTGGGGAGCTTCTGCTGTTTATTTCCCCCTTTCTATTCGGCAAAAAGCGGCTATTAACCGGGCTGCTACCAATGGACGCAAGGGGAAAGGATGTGTGATTGTTTTCGCAGCCGGAAATGCTAATCGTCCGATTAATGGGACTGTAAATGAACAGAATTGGCCGAAAAATATTGTCCAAGGTAAGACAAATTGGTTGAGCGGTTTTGCTGTTCATCCTGATGTGATGACTGTATCTGCATCTACTAGTTTGAATAAAAAGGCTGCTTATAGTAATTGGGGAGGTAATGTTTCTGTTTGCGCTCCTAGTAATAATGCTCCCCCAGGAATGTGGTTTCAAGAAACTGGTTTTGTGTATACACAACCGGCAATTGTTTCTTCTCTATTTGGATTGGGAGTATTTACAACAGATCAAATAGGTGCGGCTGGTTATGATGCTGGAAATTTTACTAAAAACTTTGGCGGCACTTCTAGTTCTACTCCCATTGTGGCAGGAGTAGCGGCTTTGGTATTATCAGCTAATCCTGATTTAACGGCTCAACAAGTTAAACGGATTCTGCAAGATACGGCTGATAAAATTGTGGATAATAACCCTGATCTTCAGTTGGGTGTGAGTGGGGGTACTTATGATAGTAATGGTCATAGTCAATGGTTTGGTTATGGCAAAGTCAATGCAGCTAAGGCTGTGAGACTAGCGCAGCAGATGGGTGTGGTTGCCAAAATTACGAATAAACAAATCCAGGTCAAAAATTCTCAAGTTGTGAATATTCCTGATAATAATAGACAGGGGATTAAAAGTACGATCGCTATTAATGAAGCTGTCAATGTCACAGATATCCAAGTTACCGTGAATATCACCCATGATTTTTTAGGAGATTTAGAAGTTTATTTAATTGCTCCTAATAATCAGCGGATTTTATTACAAAGTCGCACATTAGGTCGTCGTAACCAATTACAAAACACTTACACAGTGCGATCGCATCCTGCCCTTAAACAATTACTTTCTTTACCCGCAAAAGGCAACTGGCAATTACAAGTTATTGACTACGCTACCCTAGATGTCGGCAAACTTAATAACTGGGAATTGGTAATTGGTTTCGGGAAGTGA
- the tadA gene encoding tRNA adenosine(34) deaminase TadA, whose product MNHALELARVAGDAGEVPVGAVIVDMNNQLVAVGENRKERDQDPTAHAEIMAIRAASQVLQSWRLHQCTLYVTLEPCPMCAGAIVHARLGKLIYGVDDTKTGAIRTVINIPDHPASNHRVKVVGGILESECREQLQSWFVTQRQQK is encoded by the coding sequence ATGAATCACGCTCTGGAATTGGCACGAGTGGCTGGTGATGCTGGTGAAGTTCCTGTGGGGGCTGTGATTGTTGATATGAATAATCAATTGGTTGCTGTGGGTGAAAATCGCAAAGAGCGAGATCAAGATCCTACTGCACACGCAGAAATTATGGCGATTCGGGCTGCTAGTCAAGTTTTACAAAGTTGGCGCTTGCATCAATGTACTTTATATGTCACTCTAGAACCCTGTCCGATGTGTGCTGGTGCTATAGTTCATGCCCGATTAGGAAAATTGATCTACGGCGTGGACGATACCAAAACTGGTGCTATTCGTACTGTTATTAACATTCCTGATCACCCAGCATCTAATCACCGAGTGAAAGTGGTGGGGGGTATTCTAGAATCAGAATGTCGAGAACAATTACAAAGTTGGTTTGTTACCCAACGTCAGCAAAAATAA
- a CDS encoding LL-diaminopimelate aminotransferase, whose amino-acid sequence MATINDNYLKLKAGYLFPEIARRVNAFAQANPDAKIIRLGIGDVTEPLPEACRTAMIKAVEDMGDRSSFKGYGPEQGYAWLREKIATHDFQARGAAIEADEIFISDGSKCDSGNILDIFGKNNIIAVTDPVYPVYVDTNVMAGNTGDANEKGEYGGLVYLPVTAENNFTAEIPSQKVDLIYLCFPNNPTGATATKEHLQAWVNYAKANGSIIFFDAAYEAFITDPTLPHSIFEIEGARDCAIEFRSFSKNAGFTGTRCALTVVPKNLTAKAADGTNVELWKLWNRRQSTKFNGVSYIIQRGAEAVYSEAGQTQIKALVNFYLDNAKIIREELTNAGLNVYGGVNAPYVWVQTPHGLSSWEFFDKLLETVNVVGTPGSGFGAAGEGYFRISAFNSRENVEEAMKRITAKFKV is encoded by the coding sequence ATGGCTACAATTAACGACAACTACCTGAAACTCAAAGCTGGTTATCTGTTTCCAGAAATTGCGCGACGGGTAAATGCTTTTGCCCAAGCTAACCCTGATGCTAAAATCATTCGCTTGGGGATTGGTGATGTCACTGAACCCTTACCAGAAGCTTGCCGCACAGCCATGATTAAAGCTGTAGAAGATATGGGCGATCGCTCATCTTTTAAAGGATATGGACCAGAACAAGGTTATGCTTGGTTAAGGGAGAAAATCGCCACCCACGACTTCCAGGCACGGGGAGCAGCCATAGAAGCCGATGAAATCTTCATTTCCGACGGTTCTAAGTGCGATTCTGGCAACATTCTCGATATTTTTGGCAAAAATAACATTATCGCCGTTACAGACCCAGTATACCCCGTTTACGTAGATACCAACGTCATGGCAGGTAACACGGGAGACGCGAATGAAAAAGGCGAATATGGTGGTTTAGTTTATTTACCTGTCACCGCTGAAAATAATTTCACAGCGGAAATTCCTAGCCAAAAAGTTGATTTAATTTATCTTTGCTTTCCTAATAATCCTACAGGTGCAACTGCAACTAAAGAACACTTGCAAGCCTGGGTAAATTATGCCAAAGCTAACGGTTCAATTATCTTCTTTGATGCTGCTTACGAAGCATTTATTACAGATCCTACCTTACCTCATTCTATTTTTGAAATCGAAGGTGCGAGAGATTGTGCTATTGAATTTCGTTCTTTCTCCAAAAATGCTGGGTTTACCGGAACTCGTTGCGCTTTAACTGTTGTTCCCAAAAACCTCACAGCTAAAGCTGCTGACGGTACTAATGTCGAACTTTGGAAACTCTGGAATCGTCGTCAGTCTACCAAATTTAACGGCGTTTCTTATATTATTCAACGCGGTGCAGAAGCGGTTTATTCAGAAGCAGGACAAACACAAATCAAAGCTTTGGTAAACTTCTATTTAGACAATGCTAAAATCATTCGTGAAGAACTGACAAATGCTGGTTTAAATGTTTATGGTGGTGTAAATGCTCCTTACGTATGGGTGCAAACTCCTCATGGTTTATCTAGTTGGGAATTTTTCGATAAGTTATTAGAAACAGTGAATGTAGTGGGAACTCCTGGTTCTGGTTTTGGGGCTGCGGGTGAGGGTTATTTCCGCATTTCTGCCTTTAATAGTCGGGAAAATGTGGAAGAAGCCATGAAGCGAATCACCGCTAAGTTTAAGGTGTAA
- the grxC gene encoding glutaredoxin 3 yields the protein MLNFLNSLLGRHPEQIKANVEIYTWQTCPYCIRAKMLLSWKGVNFTEYKIDGDETARTIMAERADGRRSVPQIFINNQHIGGCDDLYQLDAKAQLDPLLFQVASNG from the coding sequence ATGCTAAATTTTCTCAACTCTCTTCTCGGTCGCCACCCAGAGCAAATCAAAGCCAATGTTGAAATTTATACTTGGCAAACTTGCCCCTACTGCATTCGCGCTAAAATGCTACTATCATGGAAAGGTGTTAATTTCACCGAATACAAAATTGACGGTGACGAAACAGCTAGAACAATCATGGCAGAACGCGCCGACGGTCGCCGTAGCGTCCCCCAAATTTTTATTAATAATCAACATATTGGTGGTTGTGATGACCTGTATCAATTAGATGCAAAAGCTCAACTTGACCCGCTGTTATTTCAGGTTGCGAGTAATGGGTAA
- a CDS encoding DUF29 domain-containing protein, translated as MSNTLYDSDLQLWIEQTIQQLQNHEFESLDIQHLIEELVDLGKSEKNTLRSNLKILLAHLLKLKIQHDAPDSMKGSWYSSVVEHRQRVLDNLADTPSLKSFLVEAIEKAYPDARKLAIKEAKFAKFGVRIPEESEYPITFPFSIEQILNEDFYGL; from the coding sequence ATGTCTAACACCCTATATGATAGCGATTTGCAATTATGGATTGAGCAAACAATTCAGCAGTTACAAAATCATGAATTTGAGTCGCTAGATATTCAGCATTTGATTGAGGAGTTAGTTGATTTGGGTAAATCGGAGAAGAATACGCTCAGAAGTAATCTCAAAATTTTATTGGCTCATTTACTCAAGTTAAAGATTCAACATGATGCACCTGATTCGATGAAGGGAAGTTGGTACAGTTCAGTTGTGGAACATCGTCAGCGGGTTCTGGATAATTTAGCCGATACTCCCTCTCTTAAAAGTTTCTTGGTTGAAGCTATAGAAAAAGCTTATCCCGACGCTCGTAAGTTAGCAATTAAAGAAGCTAAATTTGCCAAATTTGGGGTGCGGATACCGGAAGAAAGTGAATATCCTATCACCTTTCCTTTTTCGATTGAGCAAATTTTAAATGAGGACTTCTACGGATTGTAA
- a CDS encoding nucleotidyltransferase family protein: MSLINEATKQRIIQEVLEARKNRPQFLVAMQERQKQGLKIARQCAKILKERFGAEKVVLFGSLLDHQQMSWRSDIDLAVWGLPEKDYFKAWAAIDEGHTFEIDLVEVQNARPYIVKAIYQGIEL, translated from the coding sequence ATGAGTCTCATTAATGAAGCTACTAAACAACGAATTATCCAAGAGGTTTTAGAGGCTAGAAAAAATCGTCCTCAGTTTCTAGTTGCTATGCAAGAACGCCAAAAGCAAGGTTTAAAAATTGCTCGACAATGTGCCAAAATATTGAAAGAAAGATTTGGTGCAGAAAAAGTTGTCTTATTCGGTTCTTTATTGGATCATCAACAAATGAGTTGGCGTTCTGATATTGATTTAGCTGTTTGGGGTTTACCAGAAAAAGATTATTTTAAAGCGTGGGCTGCTATAGATGAAGGACATACTTTTGAAATTGATCTAGTAGAAGTTCAAAATGCCAGACCTTATATTGTAAAAGCAATTTATCAAGGAATAGAGCTATAA
- a CDS encoding amino acid ABC transporter substrate-binding protein, whose amino-acid sequence MKFSKLSVILQGIGMPLAIAPLIIILSACNDQPQNNPNTQNPDSTPQGQVTRVLWNRIKSRGQLVCGVSGELPGFSFVGTDGKYSGIDVDICRAVAAAVFDNPDAVEYRNLNTKERFTALQTGEVDILSRNTSWTFSRATSQGLDFAPVVFYDGQAVMVRKNSNIKSIKDLKDKAICVQTGTTTEQNLADQMRKRGITYKPVVFEDVNITFATYAEGRCDAVTTDRSALVSRRTTLPKPEDNIILDDVLSSEPLAPAVAKGDTKWSDIVTWTVYALVKAEELGINSQNLAEFANSKDPDIKRFLGTEGNLGEGIGLTKDFAAKIIKHVGNYGEIYDRNLGAKTKLNLPRGQNQISTKGGLLYSPPFR is encoded by the coding sequence ATGAAATTTAGTAAATTATCTGTAATTTTACAGGGGATAGGGATGCCTTTAGCGATCGCCCCTTTAATCATAATTCTGAGCGCCTGTAATGATCAACCACAAAATAATCCCAACACACAAAATCCCGACAGCACCCCCCAAGGACAAGTTACTCGCGTTCTCTGGAATCGCATTAAAAGCCGTGGACAGCTTGTTTGTGGCGTTAGCGGTGAACTACCAGGATTTAGTTTTGTCGGCACTGACGGCAAATATAGCGGCATTGACGTTGATATTTGTCGGGCTGTTGCAGCAGCAGTATTTGATAATCCAGATGCGGTAGAATATCGCAATCTCAACACTAAGGAGCGATTTACAGCTTTGCAAACTGGAGAAGTAGATATTCTCAGTCGCAATACTAGCTGGACTTTTAGCCGTGCAACTTCCCAGGGTTTAGATTTTGCCCCTGTGGTATTTTATGATGGTCAAGCGGTCATGGTGCGTAAAAATAGCAATATTAAATCTATCAAAGACCTGAAAGACAAAGCCATTTGTGTGCAAACTGGAACTACTACCGAACAAAATTTAGCAGACCAAATGCGGAAACGGGGAATTACTTATAAACCCGTTGTTTTTGAAGATGTGAATATTACCTTTGCCACTTACGCAGAAGGACGTTGTGATGCTGTCACCACAGACCGTTCTGCACTGGTTTCTCGACGCACAACCTTACCTAAACCAGAAGATAATATCATTTTAGATGATGTTCTTTCTTCTGAACCTCTAGCGCCAGCAGTTGCTAAGGGTGACACCAAGTGGAGTGATATAGTCACATGGACTGTTTATGCTTTGGTGAAAGCAGAAGAATTAGGCATTAATTCTCAAAATTTAGCAGAGTTTGCTAATAGTAAAGATCCCGATATCAAACGTTTTTTAGGAACAGAAGGAAACCTGGGCGAAGGAATTGGTTTAACAAAGGATTTTGCTGCCAAAATAATTAAGCACGTTGGTAACTATGGCGAAATTTATGATCGCAATTTGGGAGCAAAAACAAAACTAAATCTCCCCCGGGGACAAAATCAAATTTCCACGAAAGGAGGATTACTCTATTCTCCACCTTTCCGCTAA
- a CDS encoding lysophospholipid acyltransferase family protein, with protein MIKSYFASTNRHSQTRNTPVNPHLDSPRQPSVLQNTSRVSPLLIRVAYFLGHYIVLPSFFGHIKVTGRENIPTSGPVILAPTHRSRWDSLVLPYATGRCVTGRDMRFMVTSNECQGLQGWFVLRMGGFPVNIERPAIATLRHTVELMQQGEMLVIYPEGGIHRDGQLHPLKPGIARLAVTAESTYPGLDIKVIPVGIHYSEPYPNWGTDVNIHIGEPIKAADYMNGNLKLEAKRLTADLTHKLKQLSHQEVKISDRIFIEIHN; from the coding sequence ATGATCAAATCATACTTTGCTTCTACTAACCGCCATTCTCAAACTAGAAATACGCCTGTAAATCCTCACCTCGACTCCCCTCGGCAACCTTCGGTGCTTCAGAATACCTCGCGGGTTTCGCCTTTGTTAATCCGTGTTGCTTATTTTCTGGGACACTACATAGTTTTGCCATCTTTCTTTGGGCATATTAAGGTGACTGGAAGAGAAAATATTCCTACAAGTGGACCGGTAATTCTTGCCCCTACCCATCGTTCCCGCTGGGATTCCTTGGTTTTGCCCTATGCTACTGGTCGTTGTGTGACGGGTAGAGATATGCGATTTATGGTAACGAGTAATGAATGTCAAGGGTTGCAAGGTTGGTTTGTGCTGCGAATGGGTGGTTTTCCTGTGAATATTGAACGTCCGGCGATCGCAACTCTCCGGCATACAGTAGAGTTAATGCAGCAGGGGGAAATGTTAGTTATTTATCCCGAAGGTGGCATTCATCGTGATGGTCAACTTCACCCCCTGAAGCCGGGAATCGCTCGTTTAGCTGTGACTGCTGAATCTACCTATCCAGGATTAGATATTAAGGTTATCCCTGTCGGTATCCACTACAGTGAACCCTATCCTAATTGGGGTACTGATGTGAATATTCATATTGGTGAACCTATCAAAGCCGCAGATTATATGAATGGAAATTTAAAACTAGAAGCCAAAAGGCTGACGGCAGATTTAACCCATAAATTAAAACAATTAAGTCATCAAGAAGTAAAAATTAGCGATCGCATCTTCATAGAAATTCATAATTGA
- a CDS encoding thioredoxin family protein: MSTQAPVNSSNRIKNFLIAIVAIALGVALFLGLKTDSTSVSLAELGKTAIPLEVAVSNGKPSLVEFYADWCTVCQKMTPDMAKLREKYNNNLNFVMLNVDNTKWLPEMLKYRVDGIPHFVFLGKQGETIAETIGDIPRTIMASNLEALITGSTLPHIQGNGKTSQFSARVATDSNQDDPRSHGSQVVN, encoded by the coding sequence ATGAGTACCCAAGCCCCTGTAAATTCTAGTAACCGCATCAAAAACTTCTTAATTGCCATTGTAGCGATCGCTTTGGGAGTTGCCCTCTTCCTGGGACTTAAAACTGATTCTACCTCAGTTTCCCTGGCGGAATTGGGTAAAACTGCTATTCCCTTAGAAGTAGCTGTCAGCAATGGAAAACCTTCTCTAGTCGAGTTCTACGCCGATTGGTGTACAGTTTGTCAGAAAATGACTCCCGACATGGCCAAACTCCGAGAAAAGTACAATAACAACCTGAATTTTGTCATGTTGAATGTTGATAATACCAAATGGTTGCCAGAAATGCTCAAATATCGAGTAGATGGCATTCCCCACTTTGTATTTTTGGGTAAACAAGGAGAAACCATCGCTGAAACCATTGGTGATATTCCCCGCACCATTATGGCTAGTAATTTAGAAGCCTTAATTACCGGTTCAACCCTTCCCCACATTCAAGGTAATGGCAAAACCTCCCAATTTTCCGCACGAGTCGCCACAGATAGTAATCAAGATGATCCTCGCAGTCACGGTAGCCAAGTTGTAAATTAG
- a CDS encoding CHAD domain-containing protein — translation MKIPSETSIKTLGETAHQAIENHLTKTIRWEKAVKRDEDPEPLHQMRVGMRRLRTAVSRFERYLFLPKSVSDKNIGKFARILGSLRDLDVLAEILEKNYKPHLLEKEQKSLETAFTELHKQREIAVSHVQNIFKDEVYKSFKNEAENWLKNPSYRSFSSVPIYHILPDLLSPEVSEFCLHPGWLIGTKIVKSEIVVQTKWTPNQLEEHLKTEGKTLHDLRKQAKRLRYQMELFTELYGESFTAHIHDIKNIQEILGMIQDNMVLHEWLENIFKSELDTQLRGLTTLLAANRYQLWQEWQPLQQRYLQADIRYNLHLVVLQPTLVNLKQALADS, via the coding sequence ATGAAAATTCCCTCGGAAACATCAATCAAAACCCTCGGTGAAACTGCACACCAAGCTATTGAAAACCACTTGACAAAAACTATAAGGTGGGAAAAAGCAGTTAAAAGAGACGAAGATCCAGAACCACTTCACCAAATGCGAGTGGGAATGCGACGGTTAAGAACTGCTGTGAGTAGATTTGAAAGATATTTATTTTTACCAAAATCAGTTAGTGATAAAAATATTGGTAAATTTGCCCGCATTTTAGGTAGTCTCAGAGATTTAGATGTCCTTGCAGAAATTTTGGAAAAGAATTACAAACCGCATTTACTTGAAAAAGAACAAAAATCTCTAGAAACAGCTTTTACAGAATTGCATAAACAACGAGAAATTGCCGTTTCTCATGTGCAGAATATATTTAAAGATGAAGTTTATAAATCTTTTAAAAATGAAGCTGAAAATTGGTTAAAAAATCCTAGTTATCGAAGTTTTTCATCTGTACCAATTTATCACATCTTACCAGATTTACTCTCACCAGAAGTGAGTGAATTTTGCTTACATCCAGGATGGCTAATTGGCACTAAAATTGTTAAATCAGAAATAGTAGTCCAAACAAAATGGACACCCAACCAATTAGAAGAACATCTGAAAACAGAAGGTAAAACTCTCCATGATTTGCGAAAACAAGCCAAACGTCTCCGCTACCAAATGGAATTATTTACTGAATTATATGGTGAGTCTTTTACTGCACATATTCATGATATTAAAAATATTCAAGAAATCTTGGGAATGATCCAAGATAATATGGTTTTACATGAATGGTTAGAGAATATATTCAAATCAGAACTGGATACTCAATTACGTGGATTAACGACGCTATTAGCCGCAAATCGTTATCAATTGTGGCAAGAATGGCAACCACTACAACAACGTTATTTGCAAGCAGATATTAGATATAATTTACATTTAGTAGTATTACAACCGACGTTGGTAAATCTTAAACAAGCTCTTGCCGATTCCTAA
- a CDS encoding NIL domain-containing protein translates to MKKRVTLTFPKRAIQMPVTYRLAKDFNVAANIIRAQVAPNQIGKLVVELLGDIDQLDAAIEWMRSQHIHVSLGLGEIVIDEDVCVHCGLCTGVCPTEALAINPETYKLTFVRSRCIVCEQCIPTCPVQAISTNL, encoded by the coding sequence ATGAAAAAAAGAGTTACCCTGACTTTTCCCAAACGGGCGATTCAAATGCCTGTTACCTACCGACTAGCAAAGGATTTTAATGTCGCTGCGAATATTATCCGCGCTCAAGTTGCGCCGAATCAAATTGGTAAACTAGTAGTAGAATTATTGGGGGACATTGATCAGTTAGATGCAGCAATTGAATGGATGCGATCGCAACATATTCATGTTTCCCTGGGTTTAGGTGAAATAGTTATTGATGAGGATGTATGTGTTCACTGCGGTTTATGTACGGGAGTTTGTCCCACTGAAGCCCTAGCTATTAATCCAGAGACATATAAACTCACCTTTGTGCGATCGCGCTGCATAGTCTGTGAACAATGTATTCCTACTTGTCCAGTACAAGCTATTTCCACTAATCTTTAA
- a CDS encoding HIRAN domain-containing protein — MKTPQTLFLAWQDTHSRSWFTIGRLTYDGTKYKFVYTQSVKEAQNTCGFEPLYSFPDLEKVYTSIHLFPIFSNRLMSRSRPDYANFLQWLNISELEDDPLAILARSGGQRETDSLAVFPCPEADEKGEYQLHFFAHGLRHLPKCAIERINHFVSTEKLWLAHEFQNPHDPKALTLNTEDHHIVGYCPRYLRSEVFDLIWKDPSSVRLEVERVNLPPTPLQFRLLCHITTLCKDDFRPFSSPEYQPLVIDNIITASGY; from the coding sequence GTGAAAACACCTCAAACACTATTTTTAGCTTGGCAAGATACCCATAGTCGCTCTTGGTTTACAATTGGTAGATTGACTTATGATGGCACAAAGTACAAATTTGTGTATACCCAAAGTGTTAAAGAGGCACAAAATACCTGTGGTTTTGAACCTTTATATTCATTTCCTGATTTAGAAAAAGTATATACATCAATCCATTTATTTCCAATTTTCTCTAATCGTTTGATGTCTCGTTCCCGTCCTGATTATGCTAATTTTCTGCAATGGTTAAATATTTCAGAACTAGAAGATGATCCCCTCGCAATTTTAGCCCGAAGTGGTGGACAACGAGAAACAGATAGTCTTGCTGTTTTCCCCTGTCCAGAAGCAGATGAAAAAGGAGAATATCAATTACACTTTTTTGCTCACGGACTACGACACCTACCTAAATGTGCCATTGAAAGAATTAATCATTTTGTGTCAACAGAAAAGTTATGGTTAGCTCATGAATTTCAAAACCCTCATGATCCTAAAGCATTAACTTTAAACACAGAAGATCATCATATTGTAGGTTATTGTCCGCGTTACTTACGAAGTGAAGTTTTTGATCTGATTTGGAAAGACCCTAGTTCAGTCAGGCTGGAAGTAGAGCGTGTAAATCTACCACCTACACCACTTCAGTTTCGCCTATTGTGTCACATAACTACTTTGTGTAAAGATGACTTTCGCCCTTTTTCTAGTCCAGAATATCAACCACTGGTGATTGATAATATCATAACAGCAAGCGGTTATTAA
- a CDS encoding HipA-like protein, with amino-acid sequence MEFKPKFPIIFVVQEYYEFSHDEVIGTNTKFWFKHKELDYCLYKQIKSQYIGQDWAEKVASELCELLGLPHAIYDLAETWEGNLGVVSPSFLSKGETLIHGNEILTPIVPNYPTFEKYGVSQHTIDIVLKVLEADHINLPIGWTAPSGIQKAVEVFVGYLMLDAWIGNGDRHHHNWGLVRSKLTPNITETIHLAPTYDHASSLGRELYDEKRQKCSVDSYINKCKSAFYSSAEDKKPLKTLDVFYRSALRYPQSAMIWLEHLERISKADTLLILNRIPQKRISNIAVEFAQKILELNQNRLLNLKELLE; translated from the coding sequence ATGGAATTTAAGCCAAAATTTCCTATTATTTTTGTCGTCCAAGAGTATTATGAATTTTCTCATGATGAGGTAATAGGAACTAATACAAAATTTTGGTTTAAGCATAAAGAACTTGACTATTGTTTATATAAACAGATAAAATCACAATATATCGGACAGGACTGGGCAGAAAAAGTTGCATCTGAATTGTGTGAGCTTTTAGGATTACCCCATGCTATTTATGATCTAGCAGAAACTTGGGAAGGAAATCTTGGTGTAGTTTCACCTTCATTCTTGTCAAAAGGTGAGACACTAATTCATGGCAATGAAATTCTCACTCCAATTGTGCCGAACTATCCCACATTTGAAAAATATGGCGTTTCACAACATACAATAGATATTGTGCTAAAAGTGCTAGAAGCAGATCATATTAATCTCCCTATTGGTTGGACAGCACCAAGTGGTATTCAGAAAGCTGTAGAAGTGTTTGTTGGCTACCTCATGTTAGATGCTTGGATTGGTAATGGAGATCGTCACCATCACAATTGGGGTTTAGTAAGAAGTAAATTGACACCCAATATAACAGAAACTATACACTTAGCACCAACTTATGATCATGCATCTTCTTTAGGACGGGAACTATATGACGAAAAGAGACAAAAATGCTCGGTGGATTCATATATCAACAAGTGCAAATCTGCTTTTTATAGTAGTGCAGAAGATAAAAAGCCACTGAAAACTCTTGATGTATTTTATCGGTCTGCGCTTCGTTATCCCCAATCTGCTATGATTTGGCTAGAACATCTTGAACGTATATCTAAAGCAGATACTCTCTTAATTTTAAACCGAATTCCACAAAAGCGGATATCAAATATAGCAGTCGAATTTGCACAAAAGATTCTGGAATTGAACCAAAATAGATTACTTAATTTAAAGGAATTATTAGAGTGA